In a single window of the Pseudoxanthomonas sp. F37 genome:
- the rpsJ gene encoding 30S ribosomal protein S10: MADQKIRIRLKAYDHRLIDRSASEIVETAKRTGAQVRGPIPLPTKIERFTILVSPHVDKDARDQYETRTHKRVLDIVDPNDKTVDALMKLELAAGVDVQIKLT, translated from the coding sequence ATGGCGGACCAAAAGATCCGAATCCGGCTCAAGGCGTACGATCATCGTCTGATCGACCGCTCGGCCAGCGAGATCGTTGAAACGGCCAAGCGGACCGGCGCGCAGGTGCGCGGCCCGATCCCGCTGCCGACCAAGATCGAGCGTTTCACCATCCTGGTGTCCCCGCACGTCGACAAGGACGCGCGCGACCAGTATGAGACCCGCACGCACAAGCGCGTGCTCGACATCGTCGACCCCAACGACAAGACCGTGGACGCGCTGATGAAGCTCGAGCTCGCGGCTGGCGTCGACGTGCAGATCAAGCTGACCTGA
- the tuf gene encoding elongation factor Tu — MAKGKFERTKPHVNVGTIGHVDHGKTTLTAALTKIGAERFGGEFKAYDAIDAAPEEKARGITISTAHVEYESATRHYAHVDCPGHADYVKNMITGAAQMDGAILVCSAADGPMPQTREHILLSRQVGVPYIVVFLNKADMVDDAELLELVEMEVRELLSKYEFPGDDTPIISGSARLALEGDQSEIGVPAILKLVDALDTWIPTPERDVDKPFLMPVEDVFSISGRGTVVTGRIERGIIKVGDEIEIVGIRPTQKTTVTGVEMFRKLLDQGQAGDNAGLLLRGTKRDDVERGQVLAKPGSITPHTEFEAEVYVLSKDEGGRHTPFFKGYRPQFYFRTTDITGAVQLPEGVEMVMPGDNVKMVVTLINPVAMDEGLRFAIREGGRTVGAGVVAKIIK; from the coding sequence ATGGCAAAGGGTAAATTCGAACGCACCAAGCCGCACGTGAACGTGGGCACGATTGGCCACGTTGACCACGGCAAGACGACGCTGACGGCGGCGCTGACGAAGATCGGCGCGGAGCGTTTCGGTGGCGAGTTCAAGGCGTACGACGCGATCGACGCGGCGCCGGAAGAGAAGGCGCGCGGCATCACGATTTCGACGGCGCACGTGGAATACGAATCGGCCACGCGCCACTACGCGCACGTGGACTGCCCGGGCCACGCCGACTACGTGAAGAACATGATCACCGGTGCGGCGCAGATGGACGGTGCGATCCTGGTGTGCTCGGCCGCCGACGGCCCGATGCCGCAGACGCGCGAGCACATCCTGCTGTCGCGCCAGGTGGGCGTGCCGTACATCGTCGTGTTCCTGAACAAGGCCGACATGGTGGACGACGCCGAGCTGCTGGAGCTGGTGGAGATGGAAGTCCGCGAACTGCTGAGCAAGTACGAGTTCCCGGGCGACGACACCCCGATCATCTCGGGCTCGGCCCGTCTGGCGCTGGAAGGCGACCAGAGCGAGATCGGCGTGCCGGCGATCCTGAAGCTGGTGGATGCGCTGGACACCTGGATCCCGACCCCGGAGCGCGACGTCGACAAGCCGTTCCTGATGCCGGTGGAAGACGTGTTCTCGATCTCCGGCCGCGGCACGGTGGTGACCGGTCGTATCGAGCGCGGCATCATCAAGGTGGGCGACGAAATCGAAATCGTGGGTATCCGTCCGACCCAGAAGACCACGGTCACGGGCGTGGAGATGTTCCGCAAGCTGCTGGACCAGGGCCAGGCGGGCGACAACGCCGGTCTGCTGCTGCGCGGCACCAAGCGTGACGACGTGGAGCGCGGCCAGGTGCTGGCCAAGCCGGGTTCGATCACCCCGCACACCGAGTTCGAAGCCGAAGTGTACGTGCTGAGCAAGGACGAGGGCGGCCGTCACACCCCGTTCTTCAAGGGCTACCGTCCGCAGTTCTACTTCCGCACCACCGACATCACCGGTGCGGTGCAGCTGCCGGAAGGCGTGGAGATGGTGATGCCGGGCGACAACGTGAAGATGGTGGTCACGCTGATCAACCCGGTGGCGATGGACGAAGGCCTGCGTTTTGCGATCCGCGAGGGCGGCCGCACGGTCGGCGCCGGCGTGGTGGCCAAGATCATCAAGTAA
- the fusA gene encoding elongation factor G gives MARTTPIERYRNFGIMAHIDAGKTTTSERILFYTGVSHKIGEVHDGAATMDWMEQEQERGITITSAATTAFWTGMDKSLPQHRFNIIDTPGHVDFTIEVERSLRVLDGAVFVLCAVGGVQPQSETVWRQANKYAVPRLAFVNKMDRTGANFDKVVDQLKTRLGAYPVPMQVPVGAEDGFEGVIDLLKMKYIHWDVASQGTKFEYRDIPAELAERAATDRAFMVEAAAEASEELMDKYLNEGDLSEAEIIAGLRERTLKVEVIPVYCGSAFKNKGVQAMLDGVIQLLPSPTDRPPVQGIDENEKEDSRKAGDNEPFSALAFKIMTDPFVGSLTFFRVYSGVLNSGDQVYNPVKSKKERVGRILQMHSNQRDEIKEVRAGDIAAAVGLKDVTTGDTLCSQDHIITLERMVFPEPVISMAVEPKTKSDQEKMGLALGRLAQEDPSFRVRTDEESGQTIISGMGELHLEIIVDRMKREFNVEANVGKPQVAYRETIRKAVKQEGKFVRQSGGRGQYGHIVIEMSPVERGVGFSYESAIVGGVVPKEYVAAAGKGIEDAMKSGPLAGFPVVDIAIKAVDGSFHDVDSNEMAFKVAGSMAFKEAFSKAQPVLLEPMMKVEIVTPEDYLGDVMGDVSRRRGILQGQDDSPSGKVINAMVPLGEMFGYATTLRSMSQGRATFSMEFDHYAEAPANIADAVVKKN, from the coding sequence GTGGCTCGCACCACTCCCATCGAGCGTTACCGCAATTTCGGCATCATGGCGCACATCGACGCCGGCAAGACCACCACGTCCGAGCGCATCCTGTTCTACACCGGCGTCAGCCACAAGATCGGTGAAGTGCACGACGGTGCCGCGACCATGGACTGGATGGAGCAGGAGCAGGAGCGCGGCATCACCATCACGTCCGCCGCCACCACGGCGTTCTGGACGGGCATGGACAAGTCCCTGCCGCAGCACCGCTTCAACATCATCGACACCCCCGGGCACGTGGACTTCACCATCGAAGTCGAGCGCTCGCTGCGCGTGCTCGATGGCGCGGTGTTCGTGCTGTGCGCCGTCGGCGGCGTGCAGCCGCAGTCCGAGACCGTGTGGCGCCAGGCCAACAAGTACGCCGTGCCGCGCCTCGCCTTCGTCAACAAGATGGACCGTACCGGCGCCAACTTCGACAAGGTGGTCGACCAGCTGAAGACGCGCCTGGGTGCGTACCCGGTGCCGATGCAGGTGCCGGTCGGCGCCGAGGACGGCTTCGAGGGCGTGATCGACCTGCTGAAGATGAAGTACATCCACTGGGATGTCGCCTCGCAGGGCACCAAGTTCGAATACCGCGACATCCCGGCCGAGCTGGCCGAGCGCGCGGCGACCGACCGTGCCTTCATGGTCGAGGCCGCGGCCGAGGCCAGCGAAGAGCTGATGGACAAGTACCTCAACGAAGGCGACCTGTCCGAGGCCGAGATCATCGCCGGCCTGCGCGAGCGCACCCTGAAGGTCGAGGTGATCCCGGTTTACTGCGGCAGCGCGTTCAAGAACAAGGGCGTGCAGGCCATGCTGGACGGCGTGATCCAGCTGCTGCCCTCGCCGACCGATCGTCCGCCGGTGCAGGGCATCGACGAGAACGAGAAGGAAGACAGCCGCAAGGCGGGCGACAACGAGCCGTTCTCGGCGCTGGCGTTCAAGATCATGACGGATCCGTTCGTGGGTTCGCTGACGTTCTTCCGCGTCTACTCGGGCGTGCTCAATTCGGGCGACCAGGTCTACAACCCGGTCAAGTCGAAGAAGGAGCGCGTGGGCCGCATCCTGCAGATGCACTCCAACCAGCGCGACGAGATCAAGGAAGTGCGCGCCGGCGACATCGCCGCGGCGGTGGGCCTGAAGGACGTCACCACCGGCGACACGCTGTGCTCGCAGGACCACATCATCACCCTGGAGCGCATGGTGTTCCCGGAGCCCGTCATCTCGATGGCGGTGGAGCCGAAGACCAAGTCCGACCAGGAGAAGATGGGCCTGGCCCTGGGCCGGCTGGCGCAGGAAGACCCTTCGTTCCGCGTGCGCACCGACGAGGAATCCGGCCAGACCATCATCTCCGGCATGGGCGAGCTGCACCTGGAAATCATCGTTGACCGCATGAAGCGCGAATTCAACGTGGAAGCCAACGTGGGCAAGCCGCAGGTGGCCTACCGCGAGACCATCCGCAAGGCCGTCAAGCAGGAAGGCAAGTTCGTGCGCCAGTCGGGCGGTCGCGGCCAGTACGGCCACATCGTCATCGAAATGTCGCCGGTCGAGCGCGGCGTGGGCTTCTCGTACGAGAGCGCCATCGTCGGCGGCGTCGTGCCGAAGGAATACGTCGCCGCGGCGGGCAAGGGCATCGAAGACGCCATGAAGAGCGGCCCGCTGGCCGGCTTCCCGGTCGTCGACATCGCCATCAAGGCCGTCGACGGTTCGTTCCATGACGTGGACTCCAACGAAATGGCGTTCAAGGTCGCCGGCTCGATGGCGTTCAAGGAAGCCTTCAGCAAGGCGCAGCCGGTGCTGCTGGAGCCGATGATGAAGGTCGAAATCGTCACCCCGGAAGACTATCTGGGCGACGTGATGGGCGACGTCAGCCGTCGTCGCGGCATCCTGCAGGGCCAGGACGACAGTCCGTCCGGCAAGGTGATCAACGCGATGGTGCCGCTGGGCGAAATGTTCGGCTACGCCACCACGCTGCGCTCGATGTCGCAGGGCCGCGCCACGTTCTCGATGGAATTCGACCATTACGCGGAAGCGCCGGCCAACATCGCCGACGCGGTCGTCAAGAAGAACTAA
- the rpsG gene encoding 30S ribosomal protein S7 → MSRKGSAPQREILPDPKHGSQTIARFINMVMLSGKKSVAEKIVYGAMDVIGEKNPNALELVEKALDNVSPAVEVKSRRVGGATYQVPVEVRSSRRMALAMRWLIESARKRGENSMPRKLAAELLDASENRGGAIKKREETHRMAEANKAFAHYRW, encoded by the coding sequence ATGTCGCGCAAAGGCTCTGCCCCCCAACGTGAAATCCTGCCGGACCCCAAGCACGGCAGCCAGACGATCGCCCGCTTCATCAACATGGTGATGCTGAGCGGCAAGAAGTCCGTCGCCGAGAAGATCGTCTACGGCGCCATGGATGTGATCGGCGAGAAGAACCCGAACGCCCTGGAACTGGTCGAGAAGGCGCTCGACAACGTCTCTCCGGCCGTCGAGGTGAAGTCCCGCCGCGTCGGCGGCGCCACCTACCAGGTGCCGGTCGAAGTGCGTTCCTCGCGCCGCATGGCGCTGGCGATGCGCTGGCTGATCGAGTCCGCCCGCAAGCGCGGCGAGAACTCGATGCCGCGCAAGCTGGCCGCCGAACTGCTGGATGCCTCCGAGAACCGCGGTGGCGCCATCAAGAAGCGTGAAGAGACCCATCGCATGGCGGAAGCGAACAAGGCGTTCGCGCACTACCGCTGGTAA
- the rpsL gene encoding 30S ribosomal protein S12 codes for MATVNQLVRKPRQAPTYKSQSPALDNCPQRRGVCTRVYTTTPKKPNSALRKVAKVRLTNQEEIISYIGGEGHNLQEHSVVLVRGGRVKDLPGVRYHTVRGSLDASGVAKRRQGRSKYGAKRPKA; via the coding sequence ATGGCAACCGTCAATCAGCTGGTCCGCAAGCCGCGGCAGGCCCCCACGTACAAGAGCCAGTCGCCCGCGCTGGACAACTGCCCGCAGCGTCGCGGCGTGTGCACCCGTGTCTATACGACCACCCCGAAGAAGCCGAACTCGGCCCTGCGCAAGGTCGCCAAGGTGCGCCTGACCAACCAGGAAGAGATCATCAGCTACATCGGCGGTGAAGGCCACAACCTGCAGGAGCACTCGGTGGTGCTCGTGCGCGGCGGTCGTGTGAAGGACCTGCCGGGCGTGCGTTACCACACCGTGCGCGGCTCGCTGGACGCCTCGGGCGTCGCCAAGCGCCGCCAGGGCCGTTCCAAGTACGGCGCCAAGCGTCCCAAGGCTTAA
- the rpoC gene encoding DNA-directed RNA polymerase subunit beta': MKDLLNLFNQQRQTLDFDAIKIALASPDLIRSWSFGEVKKPETINYRTFKPERDGLFCSAIFGPIKDYECLCGKYKRMKHRGVVCEKCGTEVTLAKVRRERMGHIDLASPVAHIWFLKSLPSRIGLMLDMTLRDIERVLYFEAYVVTEPGLTSLERRQLLTEEQFMQARQEHGDDFDAAMGAEAVYDLLRTIDLQAEMVNLREEIASTNSETKLKRLTKRIKLIEAFLESGNRPEWMVMTVLPVLPPDLRPLVPLDGGRFATSDLNDLYRRVINRNNRLRRLLELNAPDIIVRNEKRMLQESVDALMDNGRRGRAITGTNKRPLKSLADMIKGKQGRFRQNLLGKRVDYSGRSVIVVGPTLRLHECGLPKKMALELFKPFVFAKLQRRGLATTIKAAKKLVEREEADVWDILEEVIREHPVLLNRAPTLHRLGIQAFEPVLIEGKAIQLHPLVCTAFNADFDGDQMAVHVPLSLEAQLEARALMMSSNNILSPANGEPIIVPSQDVVLGLYYMTRALENKKGEGMAFANIAEVKRAYDNRAVELHAKVKVRISGTVIDEDGGRSQQTSIVDTTIGRALLAEILPEGLPFALVNTELNKKAISRLINSSYRMLGLKDTVVFADKLMYTGFAYATRAGVSIGIDDMLIPAEKKGILGEAEQEVLEIQEQYQSGLVTAGERYNKVVDIWSRTNERIAKAMMDTIGTDKVKNAKGETINEKSMNSLYIMADSGARGSQAQIRQLAGMRGLMARPDGSIIETPIKANFREGLNVQEYFNSTHGARKGLADTALKTANSGYLTRRLVDVAQDVVITEVDCGTQEGLTMTPIVEGGDVVEPLRDRVLGRIVAEDVFLPGNDEDPIVTRNTLLDEAWVQKLEDAGVQSLKVRSTITCESDFGVCAHCYGRDLARGHIVNIGEAVGVIAAQSIGEPGTQLTMRTFHIGGAASRAAAVDNITVKTTGSIKFNNLKFVEHANGSLVAVSRSGELSVLDGHGRERERYKLPYGATINVKDGDQITAGQAVANWDPHNHPIVSEVAGFVRFVDFVDGVTVIEKTDELTGLASREITDPKRRGSQGKDLRPIVRIVDKDGKDLSIPGTDLPAQYLLPPRSIVNLQDGAPVGVGDVVTKVPQEASKTRDITGGLPRVADLFEARKPKDPAILAERSGIISFGKDTKGKQRLIIKDTDGSEHEELIPKFRQIIVFEGEHVAKGETIVDGEPSPQDILRLLGVEPLAAYLVKEIQDVYRLQGVKINDKHIEVITRQMLRKVEITDAGNSKFLAGEQVEKQRVIEENAKLAARNELPAKYDPVLLGITKASLATESFISAASFQETTRVLTEAAVRGTRDTLRGLKENVIVGRLIPAGTGLAYHNQRRRNASGLTEAEVDALSGVVSEPVAPAAVASDEAGEESSAS, encoded by the coding sequence ATGAAAGACCTGCTCAACCTCTTCAACCAGCAGCGCCAGACGCTGGACTTCGACGCGATCAAGATCGCGCTGGCCTCGCCGGACCTGATCCGTTCGTGGTCCTTCGGCGAAGTGAAGAAGCCGGAAACCATCAACTACCGCACGTTCAAGCCCGAACGCGACGGCCTGTTCTGCTCGGCGATCTTCGGGCCGATCAAGGACTACGAGTGCCTGTGCGGCAAGTACAAGCGCATGAAGCACCGCGGCGTGGTCTGCGAGAAGTGCGGCACGGAAGTGACGCTGGCCAAGGTGCGCCGCGAGCGCATGGGCCACATCGACCTGGCCAGCCCGGTCGCGCACATCTGGTTCCTGAAGTCGCTGCCGTCGCGCATCGGCCTGATGCTGGACATGACCCTGCGCGACATCGAGCGCGTGCTGTACTTCGAAGCCTACGTCGTCACCGAGCCGGGCCTGACCTCGCTCGAGCGCCGCCAGCTGCTGACCGAAGAGCAGTTCATGCAGGCGCGCCAGGAGCATGGCGACGATTTCGACGCCGCCATGGGCGCCGAAGCCGTCTACGACCTGCTGCGCACCATCGACCTGCAGGCCGAAATGGTGAACCTGCGCGAGGAGATCGCCAGCACCAACTCCGAGACCAAGCTCAAGCGCCTCACCAAGCGCATCAAGCTGATCGAGGCGTTCCTGGAATCGGGCAACCGTCCGGAATGGATGGTCATGACCGTGCTGCCCGTGCTGCCGCCGGACCTGCGTCCGCTGGTGCCGCTGGATGGCGGCCGCTTCGCGACGTCCGACCTGAACGACCTGTACCGCCGCGTCATCAACCGCAACAACCGCCTGCGCCGCCTGCTCGAGCTCAACGCCCCCGACATCATCGTGCGCAACGAGAAGCGCATGCTGCAGGAGTCGGTGGACGCCCTGATGGACAACGGCCGCCGCGGCCGCGCCATCACCGGCACCAACAAGCGCCCGCTCAAGTCGCTGGCCGACATGATCAAGGGCAAGCAGGGCCGTTTCCGCCAGAACCTGCTGGGCAAGCGCGTCGACTACTCCGGCCGTTCGGTCATCGTGGTCGGCCCGACCCTGCGCCTGCACGAGTGCGGCCTGCCGAAGAAGATGGCGCTGGAGCTGTTCAAGCCGTTCGTGTTCGCCAAGCTGCAGCGTCGTGGCCTGGCCACCACCATCAAGGCCGCCAAGAAGCTGGTCGAGCGCGAAGAAGCCGACGTCTGGGATATCCTGGAAGAGGTCATCCGCGAACATCCGGTGCTGCTGAACCGCGCGCCGACCCTGCACCGCCTGGGCATCCAGGCGTTCGAGCCGGTGCTGATCGAAGGCAAGGCCATCCAGCTGCACCCGCTGGTCTGCACCGCGTTCAACGCCGACTTCGACGGTGACCAGATGGCCGTCCACGTGCCGCTGTCGCTGGAAGCCCAGCTGGAAGCGCGCGCGCTGATGATGTCCTCCAACAACATCCTGTCGCCGGCCAACGGCGAGCCGATCATCGTGCCGTCGCAGGACGTCGTGCTGGGCCTGTACTACATGACCCGCGCGCTGGAGAACAAGAAGGGCGAGGGCATGGCGTTCGCCAACATCGCCGAGGTCAAGCGCGCCTACGACAACCGCGCCGTCGAGCTGCACGCCAAGGTCAAGGTCCGCATCAGCGGCACCGTGATCGACGAGGACGGCGGCCGCAGCCAGCAGACCAGCATCGTGGACACCACGATCGGTCGCGCCCTGCTGGCCGAGATCCTGCCCGAAGGTCTGCCGTTCGCTCTGGTCAACACCGAGCTTAACAAGAAGGCCATCAGCCGCCTGATCAACTCCAGCTACCGCATGCTGGGCCTGAAGGACACCGTGGTGTTCGCCGACAAGCTGATGTACACCGGCTTCGCGTACGCCACGCGCGCCGGCGTCTCCATCGGCATCGACGACATGCTGATCCCGGCCGAGAAGAAGGGCATCCTGGGCGAGGCCGAACAGGAAGTGCTGGAGATCCAGGAGCAGTACCAGAGCGGCCTGGTCACCGCCGGCGAGCGCTACAACAAGGTGGTCGACATCTGGTCGCGCACCAACGAGCGCATCGCCAAGGCGATGATGGACACCATCGGCACCGACAAGGTGAAGAACGCCAAGGGCGAGACCATCAACGAGAAGTCGATGAACTCGCTGTACATCATGGCCGACTCCGGCGCCCGTGGCAGCCAGGCGCAGATCCGCCAGCTGGCCGGCATGCGCGGCCTGATGGCCCGTCCCGACGGTTCGATCATCGAGACGCCCATCAAGGCGAACTTCCGCGAAGGCCTGAACGTGCAGGAGTACTTCAACTCCACCCACGGTGCCCGCAAGGGCCTGGCCGATACGGCGCTGAAGACCGCCAACTCCGGTTACCTGACCCGTCGCCTGGTCGATGTGGCGCAGGACGTGGTGATCACCGAGGTCGACTGCGGCACGCAGGAAGGCCTCACCATGACCCCGATCGTGGAAGGCGGCGACGTGGTCGAGCCGCTGCGCGACCGCGTGCTGGGCCGCATCGTGGCCGAGGACGTGTTCCTGCCCGGCAACGACGAGGACCCCATCGTCACCCGCAACACGCTGCTGGACGAAGCCTGGGTGCAGAAGCTGGAAGATGCCGGCGTGCAGTCCCTGAAGGTGCGTTCCACCATCACCTGCGAATCCGACTTCGGCGTGTGCGCGCATTGCTACGGCCGCGACCTGGCCCGTGGCCACATCGTCAACATCGGCGAAGCGGTCGGCGTCATCGCCGCGCAGTCGATCGGCGAGCCCGGCACCCAGCTGACCATGCGTACGTTCCACATCGGTGGCGCGGCCTCGCGTGCGGCGGCGGTGGACAACATCACCGTCAAGACCACCGGCTCGATCAAGTTCAACAACCTGAAGTTCGTCGAACACGCGAACGGCAGCCTGGTCGCGGTGTCGCGTTCGGGCGAACTGTCGGTGCTCGACGGCCATGGCCGCGAGCGCGAGCGCTACAAGCTGCCCTATGGCGCCACCATCAACGTCAAGGACGGCGACCAGATCACCGCTGGCCAGGCCGTGGCGAACTGGGATCCGCACAACCACCCGATCGTGTCGGAAGTGGCCGGTTTCGTGCGCTTCGTCGACTTCGTGGACGGCGTCACCGTCATCGAGAAGACCGACGAACTGACCGGCCTGGCCTCGCGCGAGATCACCGATCCCAAGCGTCGCGGCTCGCAGGGCAAGGACCTGCGCCCGATCGTCCGCATCGTGGACAAGGACGGCAAGGACCTGAGCATCCCGGGCACCGACCTGCCGGCGCAGTACCTGCTGCCGCCGCGCTCCATCGTCAACCTGCAGGACGGCGCGCCCGTCGGCGTGGGCGACGTGGTCACCAAGGTGCCGCAGGAAGCGTCCAAGACCCGCGACATCACCGGCGGTCTGCCGCGCGTGGCCGACCTGTTCGAAGCCCGCAAGCCGAAGGACCCGGCTATCCTGGCCGAGCGTTCCGGCATCATCAGCTTCGGCAAGGACACCAAGGGCAAGCAGCGCCTGATCATCAAGGACACCGATGGTTCCGAGCACGAGGAGCTGATTCCGAAGTTCCGCCAGATCATCGTGTTCGAAGGCGAACACGTGGCCAAGGGCGAAACCATCGTGGACGGCGAGCCCAGCCCGCAGGACATCCTGCGCCTGCTGGGCGTCGAGCCGCTGGCGGCCTACCTGGTGAAGGAGATCCAGGACGTGTACCGCCTGCAGGGCGTGAAGATCAACGACAAGCACATCGAGGTGATCACCCGCCAGATGCTGCGCAAGGTCGAGATCACCGATGCCGGCAACAGCAAGTTCCTGGCCGGCGAGCAGGTCGAGAAGCAGCGCGTGATCGAGGAGAACGCCAAGCTGGCCGCACGCAACGAGCTGCCGGCCAAGTACGACCCCGTGCTGCTGGGCATCACCAAGGCCTCGCTGGCCACCGAGTCGTTCATCTCGGCGGCGTCGTTCCAGGAGACCACCCGCGTGCTGACCGAGGCGGCCGTCCGCGGCACCCGCGACACTCTGCGTGGCCTGAAGGAGAACGTCATCGTCGGTCGCCTGATCCCGGCCGGTACCGGCCTGGCGTACCACAACCAGCGCCGCCGCAACGCCTCCGGCCTGACCGAAGCCGAGGTCGACGCCCTGTCCGGCGTCGTCAGCGAGCCGGTCGCCCCGGCGGCCGTGGCGTCTGACGAGGCCGGCGAGGAGTCCAGCGCCAGCTAA